One region of Kytococcus sedentarius DSM 20547 genomic DNA includes:
- a CDS encoding alpha/beta hydrolase, with translation MAPPTPVIEPVTPPLPGGEGRYLPGPQGSAQVVLCHGFTGTAQSLGRWPEALQQAGFSVDVPRLPGHGRTWQAANRTGWEDWYRIAERSLLRASELRPAVVGGLSMGGALALALAVAHPGRVAGVILVNPAVAAVNPFVPLTPLVRHVRPSMPGIAGDVADPDSPGELAYDRVPMHALNSQRALWRGVRRRAREVTCPVLLMRSAVDHVVPARSSASILRRISSTDVREVVLENSFHVVPLDHDAPRVHEESVAFARRVTGDQ, from the coding sequence ATGGCGCCCCCCACCCCCGTCATCGAACCGGTCACCCCTCCCCTGCCCGGCGGAGAGGGCCGATACCTGCCGGGGCCGCAGGGCTCGGCCCAGGTGGTCTTGTGCCACGGCTTCACCGGGACGGCGCAATCGCTGGGGCGTTGGCCCGAGGCGCTCCAGCAGGCCGGGTTCTCCGTGGACGTTCCGCGGCTTCCCGGGCACGGACGCACCTGGCAGGCGGCGAACCGGACCGGCTGGGAGGACTGGTACCGCATCGCCGAACGGTCCCTCCTGCGCGCCAGCGAGCTCCGTCCCGCCGTGGTCGGCGGCCTGTCGATGGGGGGCGCGCTCGCCCTGGCGCTCGCCGTCGCCCACCCCGGCCGGGTGGCCGGTGTGATCTTGGTCAACCCGGCCGTCGCGGCGGTCAACCCCTTCGTGCCCCTCACCCCCCTGGTGCGCCACGTCCGGCCGTCGATGCCCGGCATCGCCGGCGACGTCGCCGATCCCGACAGTCCCGGTGAGCTGGCCTATGACCGGGTGCCCATGCACGCGTTGAACTCCCAGCGGGCCCTGTGGCGGGGAGTGCGGCGGCGGGCGCGCGAGGTCACCTGCCCGGTCCTGCTGATGCGTTCGGCCGTGGACCACGTAGTGCCGGCCCGCAGCAGTGCCAGCATCCTGCGGCGGATCTCCTCGACGGACGTCCGCGAGGTCGTGCTCGAGAACAGCTTCCACGTGGTCCCGCTCGACCACGACGCCCCCCGCGTCCACGAGGAGTCCGTGGCCTTCGCCCGCCGGGTGACCGGCGACCAGTGA
- a CDS encoding ROK family glucokinase has protein sequence MSLAIGVDIGGTKIAGALVRDGEILQRARVETPAEDVGAIVEAVTTVIQDLQGKAGGEDVVGAGIACAGLVDAAGETILFAPNLAWRDEPLKAKVAAQVDLPIRLENDANAAAWGEFRHGAARDHDDMTLITVGTGIGGGIVNDGTLLRGAAGVGAEIGHMRVVRDGLRCGCGNRGCWEQYGSGSALVREARDLIRSGTPHAARLSGACGGDPDALEGADVTKVAEEGDPAAAELIHELGVWIGEGAASLAAILDPAAIVIGGGVSAAGDLLLEPARRAFHRNLTGRGYRPWPEMVMASLGNDAGVIGAASIMLDERPTS, from the coding sequence ATGTCCCTCGCCATCGGTGTCGACATCGGAGGCACCAAGATCGCTGGGGCCCTGGTCCGGGACGGCGAGATCCTCCAGCGGGCGCGGGTCGAGACCCCCGCCGAGGACGTCGGAGCCATCGTCGAGGCCGTGACCACGGTCATCCAGGACCTCCAGGGCAAGGCGGGGGGCGAGGACGTCGTGGGTGCCGGCATCGCGTGTGCAGGCCTGGTGGACGCCGCGGGCGAGACCATCCTGTTCGCCCCGAACCTGGCGTGGCGGGACGAGCCCCTCAAGGCGAAGGTGGCCGCCCAGGTCGACCTGCCGATCCGGCTGGAGAACGACGCCAACGCGGCAGCCTGGGGGGAGTTCCGCCACGGAGCTGCCCGGGACCACGACGACATGACCCTCATCACCGTCGGGACCGGCATCGGCGGCGGCATCGTCAACGATGGCACCCTCCTGCGAGGCGCTGCCGGAGTGGGCGCCGAGATCGGCCACATGCGCGTGGTGCGCGACGGCCTGCGCTGCGGGTGCGGCAACCGCGGCTGCTGGGAGCAGTACGGCTCGGGCAGCGCCCTGGTCCGCGAGGCCCGCGACCTCATCCGGTCCGGTACCCCCCACGCAGCTCGCCTCAGCGGCGCCTGCGGGGGCGATCCCGACGCGCTCGAGGGGGCCGACGTCACGAAGGTGGCCGAGGAGGGCGACCCCGCGGCGGCGGAGCTCATCCACGAGCTGGGGGTCTGGATCGGCGAGGGCGCAGCCAGCCTCGCGGCGATCCTCGACCCGGCGGCGATCGTCATCGGCGGCGGGGTGAGTGCTGCCGGCGACCTGCTGCTCGAGCCCGCTCGCCGGGCCTTCCACCGCAATCTCACCGGTCGCGGTTACCGCCCGTGGCCGGAGATGGTGATGGCGAGCCTGGGCAACGACGCGGGCGTCATCGGCGCGGCCTCGATCATGCTCGACGAGCGGCCCACGAGCTGA
- a CDS encoding DEDD exonuclease domain-containing protein: MPHSTPPRHGIQGSFEDLGTPLADVTFVVFDLETTGTSSADSEITEFGAVKVRGGEVVGEFQTLVRPAAGIPPYIQVLTGITTAMVSAAPSIEQVLPNFLEFVGDAVLVAHNARFDTAFVRRACERTGRPAPGNPVLDTVHLARQLLPRPEVPNHKLSTLAAYFRAETTPSHRALDDARATVDVLHGLIERVGPLGVHSLEELLAYSRHVPEARRRKRTLAADLPEAPGVYRFLDAAGEVLYVGTAVNIRRRVSQYFTASETRRRMGDMVRLAERVVPIVCPTALEASVRELRLIAEHRPRYNRAGLKGASLPYVRLTDEPFPRLSVVRAVSDDAATHIGPFPSASAAKEAVQALHSALPLRQCTSRITEASAARATTACALADLGRCGAPCTGAMSRSEYAEVTTRARAALATDHREAWQALAARMDELAGAERYEEARVLRDGARAYLRAAARRQRHEALAGVRELVAAAPMRGGGWELVCIRHGRLAGSALAPRGVDPMPVVEALTATAEVVRARTDGSPAALPGETDLVLRWLEAEGVRLVTASDGWATPVHSAAAVTDLLEEAVAADLPSARSRRGPRR; encoded by the coding sequence ATGCCGCACAGCACCCCGCCCCGCCACGGCATCCAGGGCAGCTTCGAGGACCTGGGCACGCCGCTGGCCGACGTGACCTTCGTGGTCTTCGACCTGGAGACCACGGGGACCAGCTCGGCCGACAGCGAGATCACCGAGTTCGGGGCGGTCAAGGTGCGCGGCGGCGAGGTGGTTGGCGAGTTCCAGACCCTGGTGCGCCCCGCCGCGGGCATCCCCCCGTACATCCAGGTGCTCACCGGCATCACGACGGCGATGGTCTCGGCCGCCCCCTCCATCGAGCAGGTCCTGCCGAACTTCCTGGAGTTCGTGGGCGATGCGGTGCTCGTCGCCCACAACGCCCGCTTCGACACCGCCTTCGTCCGGCGCGCGTGCGAGCGGACCGGCCGCCCGGCGCCCGGCAACCCCGTGCTCGACACCGTCCACCTCGCCCGGCAGCTGCTCCCCCGCCCCGAGGTGCCCAACCACAAGCTCTCCACGCTGGCGGCGTACTTCCGGGCCGAAACCACACCCTCCCACCGTGCGCTCGACGACGCACGGGCCACCGTGGACGTGCTCCACGGGCTCATCGAGCGGGTGGGCCCCTTGGGTGTGCACTCGCTCGAGGAGCTGCTGGCGTACAGCCGGCACGTGCCGGAGGCGCGGCGTCGCAAGCGCACCTTGGCCGCCGACCTGCCTGAAGCCCCCGGCGTCTACCGCTTCCTCGACGCGGCCGGTGAGGTGCTCTACGTGGGCACGGCGGTCAACATCCGCCGCCGGGTGTCCCAGTACTTCACGGCCTCGGAGACCAGGCGGCGCATGGGGGACATGGTGCGCCTCGCCGAGCGCGTGGTGCCGATCGTGTGCCCCACGGCACTGGAGGCCTCCGTGCGGGAGCTGCGCCTCATCGCCGAGCACCGGCCCCGGTACAACCGCGCCGGGCTCAAGGGCGCCTCCCTGCCCTACGTGCGCCTGACCGACGAACCCTTCCCCCGCCTGTCCGTGGTGCGCGCGGTCTCGGACGACGCGGCGACCCACATCGGCCCCTTCCCCTCGGCGAGCGCCGCGAAGGAGGCGGTCCAGGCCCTCCACTCGGCCCTCCCCCTGCGTCAGTGCACCAGCCGCATCACCGAGGCCTCCGCCGCCCGCGCCACGACCGCCTGCGCCCTGGCCGACCTGGGCCGATGCGGTGCGCCCTGCACCGGCGCCATGTCCCGCTCCGAGTACGCGGAGGTCACCACGCGTGCGCGCGCTGCCCTGGCCACCGACCACCGCGAGGCCTGGCAGGCCCTGGCGGCCCGGATGGACGAGCTCGCGGGCGCCGAACGGTACGAGGAGGCCAGGGTGCTGCGGGACGGCGCCCGCGCCTACCTGCGGGCAGCCGCCCGTCGCCAGCGGCACGAGGCGCTGGCCGGTGTCCGTGAGCTGGTGGCCGCCGCCCCGATGCGGGGTGGCGGCTGGGAGCTGGTGTGCATCCGCCACGGTCGCCTCGCCGGGTCGGCCCTGGCCCCCCGGGGTGTCGACCCCATGCCGGTCGTCGAGGCCCTCACCGCCACGGCCGAGGTGGTCCGGGCACGGACCGACGGCTCCCCCGCGGCACTGCCGGGTGAGACCGACCTGGTCCTGCGCTGGCTGGAGGCCGAGGGGGTGCGCCTGGTCACCGCCTCGGACGGCTGGGCCACCCCGGTGCACTCCGCCGCCGCCGTCACCGACCTGCTCGAGGAGGCCGTCGCCGCCGACCTGCCCTCGGCCCGGTCCCGCCGCGGCCCCCGGCGCTAG
- a CDS encoding Lrp/AsnC family transcriptional regulator produces MISAIVLIHAESAKIPQVAQSIAEIPGIEKVYSTAGAVDLIAVVQVERHEDFADVIADRLNKVQGVTDTETHIAFRTYSADDEAQAFAIGLDS; encoded by the coding sequence ATGATCTCCGCCATCGTCCTGATCCACGCCGAGTCCGCCAAGATCCCGCAGGTGGCCCAGAGCATCGCCGAGATCCCCGGCATCGAGAAGGTGTACTCCACCGCCGGCGCGGTCGACCTCATCGCCGTGGTGCAGGTGGAGCGGCACGAGGACTTCGCCGACGTCATCGCCGACCGGCTCAACAAGGTCCAGGGCGTCACCGACACCGAGACCCACATCGCGTTCCGTACCTACTCCGCGGACGACGAGGCCCAGGCGTTCGCCATCGGCCTCGACAGCTGA
- the trpD gene encoding anthranilate phosphoribosyltransferase: MTTSSGDLTWRSILSELLAGRDLGGDAASWAMDEVMSARASDVEVAGFLVALRAKGESVAEVRALADVMVEHSVPLPLRREGRRVVDIVGTGGDGFDTVNISTMACVISAAAGVTVVKHGNRAASSKSGAADVLEALGVDLALEPADVGRVAEEAGITFCFAQTFHPSMRFAAPARRGLGVPTAFNILGPITNPARPEVSVVGCAQESVMDLLAGVFADRGTSAVVMRGREGLDEASTAGPTDVRWVRDGVVTQFVLEPAVVGVRHHTTEELRGGDAAHNAEVAHQVLGGADLPATEAAVLNAGLALAAASPVDGALDQAGFDALVADSVRAARAAIADGSTQRVLADWVRASRGTTYPA; the protein is encoded by the coding sequence ATGACGACCAGTTCCGGTGACCTCACGTGGCGTTCGATCCTCTCGGAGCTGCTGGCTGGCAGGGACCTGGGTGGGGACGCCGCATCGTGGGCCATGGATGAGGTGATGTCCGCCCGGGCGTCGGACGTCGAGGTGGCCGGGTTCCTCGTGGCCCTGCGGGCCAAGGGGGAGTCCGTGGCCGAGGTCCGCGCACTGGCGGACGTGATGGTGGAGCACTCGGTGCCGCTGCCCCTGCGACGTGAGGGCCGCCGCGTGGTCGACATCGTCGGGACCGGGGGAGACGGCTTCGACACGGTCAACATCTCCACCATGGCCTGTGTCATCTCGGCGGCCGCCGGTGTGACTGTGGTGAAGCACGGGAACCGGGCCGCGTCCTCGAAGTCGGGCGCCGCCGACGTGCTGGAGGCACTGGGGGTGGATCTGGCGCTGGAGCCCGCGGACGTTGGTCGCGTGGCCGAGGAGGCGGGCATCACCTTCTGCTTTGCCCAGACATTCCACCCCTCGATGCGGTTCGCGGCCCCTGCCCGCCGTGGGCTGGGCGTGCCCACCGCCTTCAACATCCTGGGGCCCATCACCAACCCGGCGCGTCCCGAGGTCTCGGTGGTGGGTTGTGCGCAGGAGTCCGTGATGGACCTGCTGGCCGGGGTGTTCGCCGACCGGGGCACCTCCGCCGTGGTGATGCGGGGGCGGGAGGGTCTGGACGAGGCGAGCACCGCTGGGCCGACCGACGTCCGGTGGGTGCGTGACGGCGTCGTCACGCAGTTCGTGCTGGAGCCGGCGGTCGTGGGTGTGCGCCACCACACGACCGAGGAGCTGCGGGGTGGCGATGCCGCGCACAACGCCGAGGTCGCCCACCAAGTCCTCGGAGGGGCCGACCTGCCGGCCACCGAGGCGGCCGTCCTCAATGCGGGACTGGCTCTCGCCGCAGCCTCACCGGTCGACGGGGCGCTGGACCAGGCGGGTTTCGACGCCCTGGTGGCCGACAGCGTCCGGGCTGCGCGTGCTGCGATCGCGGACGGCTCGACCCAGCGGGTCCTGGCCGACTGGGTACGGGCGTCGCGCGGCACCACCTACCCGGCGTGA
- the ctaE gene encoding aa3-type cytochrome oxidase subunit III yields the protein MATANYSPAPAEIRSNALGPVTRPNMAAVGTIVWLGSELMFFAGLFAMYFTLRAVAPQLWDLHTPSLNVPFALGNTMILVISSVWCQLGVMKAEHGQSSRTGSLLQVGKWGMREWYVLTYIFGSVFIAGQVFEYAELVHEGFTLQTDSYTSIFYLATGFHGIHVLGGLMAFLLIIGRTFTTRHYSHSQATGAIVTSYYWHFVDVVWIVLFASIYLLR from the coding sequence GTGGCGACTGCGAACTACTCCCCTGCTCCTGCCGAGATCCGCTCCAACGCACTCGGCCCGGTGACCCGACCCAACATGGCTGCGGTCGGGACGATCGTGTGGCTCGGCTCCGAGCTCATGTTCTTCGCCGGTCTATTCGCGATGTACTTCACTCTGCGGGCCGTAGCCCCGCAACTGTGGGACCTGCACACTCCCTCGCTGAACGTCCCGTTCGCGCTGGGCAACACGATGATCCTGGTGATCTCCTCCGTGTGGTGCCAGCTCGGCGTGATGAAGGCCGAGCACGGCCAGTCCTCCCGGACCGGCAGCCTCCTGCAGGTCGGCAAGTGGGGCATGCGCGAGTGGTACGTCCTCACCTACATCTTCGGCTCGGTGTTCATCGCCGGCCAGGTCTTCGAGTACGCCGAGCTGGTGCACGAGGGCTTCACCCTGCAGACCGACTCCTACACGTCGATCTTCTACCTGGCCACCGGCTTCCACGGCATCCACGTGCTGGGTGGACTCATGGCCTTCCTGTTGATCATCGGCCGGACGTTCACCACCCGCCACTACTCGCACTCGCAGGCCACCGGCGCGATCGTGACGAGCTACTACTGGCACTTCGTCGACGTGGTGTGGATCGTCCTGTTCGCCTCGATCTACCTGCTTCGGTGA
- the qcrC gene encoding cytochrome bc1 complex diheme cytochrome c subunit — translation MNSLLEYRRHPAAIFVLLLAALAVMGGLYMALKPSEVRAETAAMSAEDVQEGNKLFQANCATCHGANGEGITDAGPSLVGVGAAAVDFQVATGRMPLAAPGVQAMRKEPQFDQEQIDQMAAFVASLGDGPAVPEEQYTDLEGADAAHGGELFRVNCAMCHNFNGSGGALTRGKYAPSLEGVSPKHVYQAMDTGPQNMPVFSDSNLSPQDKEDISAYLDEMHNAPNQGGNDLGNLGPVADGVFIWTLGIGLFLGAAFWLTRKSS, via the coding sequence ATGAACTCCCTCCTCGAATACCGGCGCCACCCCGCCGCGATCTTCGTGTTGCTGCTGGCAGCCCTGGCCGTCATGGGCGGTCTCTACATGGCCCTCAAGCCCTCGGAGGTGCGCGCCGAGACGGCCGCCATGTCCGCTGAGGACGTCCAGGAGGGCAACAAGCTCTTCCAGGCCAACTGCGCCACCTGCCACGGCGCGAACGGCGAGGGCATCACCGATGCCGGGCCGTCGCTGGTGGGCGTCGGCGCTGCCGCCGTCGACTTCCAGGTCGCCACCGGCCGCATGCCGCTGGCCGCCCCCGGTGTGCAGGCCATGCGCAAGGAGCCGCAGTTCGACCAGGAGCAGATTGACCAGATGGCCGCCTTCGTGGCCAGCCTGGGTGACGGCCCGGCCGTCCCGGAGGAGCAGTACACCGACCTCGAGGGCGCTGATGCCGCCCACGGTGGTGAGCTCTTCCGCGTCAACTGCGCCATGTGCCACAACTTCAACGGCTCCGGTGGCGCCCTGACGCGCGGCAAGTACGCCCCCTCCCTGGAGGGCGTCAGCCCCAAGCACGTCTATCAGGCCATGGACACCGGCCCCCAGAACATGCCGGTCTTCAGTGACTCCAACCTGTCCCCCCAGGACAAGGAGGACATCTCGGCCTACCTGGACGAGATGCACAACGCGCCCAACCAGGGTGGTAACGACCTCGGCAACCTCGGCCCGGTGGCCGACGGTGTCTTCATCTGGACCCTGGGCATCGGACTCTTCCTCGGTGCTGCCTTCTGGCTGACGAGGAAGTCCAGCTGA
- the qcrA gene encoding cytochrome bc1 complex Rieske iron-sulfur subunit: MSHGSNRPVPHGGDSHHDVVPEHFENPGHPPHVLRWADVDPKAAARAERQVAGLFLLSILGTLGFIVAYFWMDQDAVGTIPGIGSQNLYHVVLGVTMALSLLGIGLGIVHWSKTLMDDHEVTEERHVLAADAETRQGFADTVAEGLESSQIMRRPLIKYTLGGAMGLFALPLGIQLVGSMGPLPGNDLAETFWAEGKRLVTDPDGIPVKASDVTLGSVFHILPEGINDAEHPLDEKAKASVLLMRLNPDDIKSDKQRDWGYEGIVAYSKICTHVGCPVALYEQQTHHLLCPCHQSTFDVTEDCKVIFGPAKRPLPQLKISVDDEGYLKADQGFAEPVGPSYWEREL, translated from the coding sequence ATGTCGCACGGCTCCAACCGCCCGGTGCCCCACGGTGGTGACTCCCACCACGACGTGGTGCCGGAACACTTCGAGAACCCCGGCCATCCCCCGCACGTCCTGCGTTGGGCCGACGTCGACCCCAAGGCTGCTGCACGCGCCGAGCGCCAGGTGGCAGGTCTGTTCCTGCTGTCGATCCTGGGCACCTTGGGCTTCATCGTGGCTTACTTCTGGATGGACCAGGACGCCGTGGGCACCATCCCCGGCATCGGTTCCCAGAACCTGTACCACGTGGTCCTCGGTGTGACCATGGCCCTGTCGCTGCTCGGCATCGGCCTGGGCATCGTCCACTGGTCCAAGACCCTGATGGACGACCACGAGGTCACCGAGGAGCGCCACGTGCTGGCCGCCGACGCCGAGACGCGTCAGGGTTTCGCCGACACCGTGGCCGAGGGCCTGGAGTCCTCGCAGATCATGCGTCGCCCCCTCATCAAGTACACGCTCGGTGGCGCCATGGGCCTGTTCGCCCTGCCGCTGGGCATCCAGCTGGTCGGCTCCATGGGCCCCCTCCCGGGCAACGACCTGGCGGAGACCTTCTGGGCCGAGGGCAAGCGTCTGGTCACCGACCCGGACGGCATCCCCGTGAAGGCCTCCGACGTCACGCTGGGCTCGGTCTTCCACATCCTCCCCGAGGGCATCAACGACGCCGAGCACCCGCTGGACGAGAAGGCCAAGGCCTCCGTCCTGCTCATGCGCCTGAACCCCGACGACATCAAGTCGGACAAGCAGCGCGACTGGGGCTACGAGGGCATCGTCGCCTACTCCAAGATCTGCACCCACGTCGGCTGTCCGGTGGCGCTGTACGAGCAGCAGACGCACCACCTGCTGTGCCCGTGCCACCAGTCCACCTTCGACGTGACGGAGGACTGCAAGGTGATCTTCGGCCCGGCCAAGCGCCCGCTGCCGCAGCTGAAGATCTCGGTGGACGACGAGGGTTACCTGAAGGCTGACCAGGGCTTCGCGGAGCCCGTTGGTCCGAGTTATTGGGAGCGTGAACTGTGA